Below is a genomic region from Populus trichocarpa isolate Nisqually-1 chromosome 15, P.trichocarpa_v4.1, whole genome shotgun sequence.
CATGCattattaagaattaaaaattctCAAGAATCCTTCTAATCTTGAAATGAATAGACCATCTTAGgctgaaaagataaatatagtcTCGATACATGAAAGTTTGCTTGATGATACTCTATAGTTTATGCTCTGCATATAAACCAGGAAATGATTGCACAATCAATAACATGTGCTTGTAACAACATTTAAAGCAACAACGGTTAATATACAAAAGAAGgaagcaaaataaatagaaaaacaaaaaagcaaaatagAGCATGAGCTGTGgttgaaaatatatgaaatcgCATCACTCGTGCTTTAGTTTAGATTTCCATTCTGTTCTTGCACGAACTATCTCTGCCTTGTCAGCTTGCATACGCAGCAGATGTGTGTGTTCCATGTCTGCTTTGCGATTACTGGAATTGCTGTTTGAATCTTCGCTCGTGCTTGTTAAAGATTCGAGCAGGTTTGATTGCCGACACTCTCGTCGATACTCAAGGGTCATGCTTGTCAGGTTGTAATGTTCCAGGACATGCATTGGCACGCTCTATGAACATAACATCAAAATAAGctataataaatagtaatctTGTTGCTGCTCATTCAATGAAAATTGTGCTTGAACTGTTGAATTTATGAGTGGTgagggatttatttttttttatcttaattaccTCCAAAATCCATCCAATGTATTTGACATTGTTTACATGTTGATTGGCATCCATGTCACTCCATCTTGGCTGCATGAACACAAGATTCCAGGaattaataaacaaaactaTTTGGAAACAAAGTAGATAGGTAATAAAGACAAGCTACAAATCTTAGTTATCTCCGCTTACAGCTAAACCGGATTGAATTCTGCCTGCTGTTTCATCAGTGAgcttatcaattttttcaatatcGTTGTGTTCAGCGGGAATTGCTAGCCTGTTTATGTAGAATGGTTGCAATTCTTCCCTGACTTCACCTGGGATTTTGGATAGCTTTCTTGTTTCTCTATTCATGATCACCCATGTGCTGCATTGAGATGATTAATATTAGGAGTTAAAGTACTACTCTCAATAGATAGAAATCATTCACTCGCACTTTTAAGATGGAAGTGCAGAACCTTGTTGCTCTTGTTATAATCTCTTGGGTGTTGTAGTCTCGAATTATCCAGTCCCTGCGCATACCATTCTTCCCTGTTGCATCAACCCAAGTATCAATCTCAACAACGTCTCCCCTGTCACATTGAATTGTCCAGAAACAGTATGTTCAAATCACAAATGTTAGTAATGTAAAGAATATAATTTAGAACGTCTATATATTAGCTATAGAACATGGTGAAACAATTCAGAAGTTAGTGTATTTGCAAATTTTTCTTGTCCTGTCGTCCAGTCTATCTTCGCAACATTATTTAAGAAGAATTCTGGACTACAAGAAGATAACATACCAGCAGCTGTATCGCTGTACTTGAACGTGAATGCGAGTGACTACCCAAATAAGTTTCCTCAGGCTCATCTCTCGTGTGGCACCAAAGCCGTTTCCAGCTAGTCCAGAGCTTGTCACATGGTTTAGAGCAGTTTCCTAAAGTAAATGCATTTAGATAGAGTCCACTCACTGTGTGatacattaattaatcataaaaacttgattaattggCACTTGCATTATAGGCCACAAATGTTTGGAATTGAGAAGGAATGTTACACAGTTTGTCTAAAAGCTTTGCAGGAAAAGGATAAATGCCAAGAGCCATGATAGGATGACAAAGTTAACTAACTAACCTGAAGGAGATTCATCAATGTTTCCATGGTGGCAGTTTTGTCAGGTCCAATCTCATAAGACCTGATACTGAATGTCTGCCTATAAACAAACCTATCCTCCACAAACCTCCCAAGCAAATATGTGTGAGGTTCACCAACATTGCTATCGATTGCCAACCCTCTGGGATTTGTATTGCCTATATACGGAGACGGAGTCTCCTTTACATGAATCCCATTCACCTTCTTCCCATTTTTCATGTCCAAGCTTGGTGGATTACCGGCGCTTGCTATTGCGTAAAAGCTTCGTTTTTTCGGGGTGATCATGCGCCAAGAACAAGAAGATCCTGCCCTGGCCATGGCCAATATTGTCATATTATTCCTTTCCTCTACCTTGTACAAATTCCCTGGAAAATATAATCCAGATGCACCCTTTGTCGCCACTGATGCCATTGCTAAGTGATCATTCATTGAACACACAAGCACATTATAGCCccataaaattttcaagtttGAAAAAGGAAGAGGGTGAAGCTTCTAGCTTAGATTGGTCACTTCCTAGAAGagaaaattttcaaagtttttgttgGTCTAACTACATACTTATCTACAAAAGATTTAAACAAGAAGCCTAAACCAAAATATTGGAAAAACTATAGTTCTTCACTTCAATTAGAAGGAGAAAAGCATTAGTAAAAGAGGAAAATGAGATTGATAAGCAGCTCAACTACTTTAAGCATTTGAAATGGTCTCCATTGTTAGCTTACACGCAAATGTATAGGGATTTGAACGGTGTTGTTTGCCTGCTTTTAAGGGCTCtgatagtttttaaatatttggatGTTGTGGTAATCATCAATAATTACTTAGACCACTAATTTGTTTCCTTTGAgctagaaaaaaaggaaaagaaaaaaaaaggacaccttcaatcataataattaattgtatttttttatatataatccggggtgttcgggccagcttacgcgcaccataACTAATTCTCGGGTTCACTGAatatcctgcaagcccagtgaGCATGTAAAGCACCGTGGGAATGATAGGCATGTATAGAGAAAATCGAATCCAGGtgcagggaaaaaaaacaagtcccTTTTTCCGTTATACCTCAACCTTAAgtgcattaattaattgtatttgattCATGTTTCTATGGTTTCTAgcctatataataaaaaagggaatttgaataaaaaaatctaaagcattttaaaaaatactttcaaaaacaatataaatatattattaaagatTTTGATTAGAGATCctccaaacaaaaattattattccaaGAAGATTGGTGGGGTGGTTGAAGCTTCTTCGGCAGAAATTACGAAATTTCACAAGATTGATAACTTGTAGACATCAGTTAAATGATTTACTTTCGGTTGAGTGATTCATTGGTTCAACCACGGAATCGGAAAACAAGCGTAGATGACAGTGACACTTGACAAAATGATTTCATAGAGGATTTGCTACAATTCGGAAGAGCAAGAACTGGGCCTTCTCTCGCTGCCCAGAATCATTTTATTGGGCTTGAGCCCATTTATCTTATCCTGGATCAATATATCCTCATGTTCTTGGCCCAGCACCATTTAACCGGCCAGTTTTTGTaacttcaaaaattataattagccTGCACAAAGCTTCCAACATTTGTCTTGATCCATCCGCccatgaaaatattataaaagtagGAACTTGTCCTCATATAGACGAACCCTATTCCTGATGGCAAGTGTCACCGACCTCATTCCTCAAAAACATGAGCACGTGGCTTTTGCTTGGGAAAGGGACAACCCCATTAATATCTTGGGCAGACCTTTGAAGAAGTTCCCGAACTGTCTTGATCGAGTCCCCGAACATTTTTTCATATGATCAACTGGGGTTCTCTAATGTTAATTCTCAATTGAGTATCTTCATTCATTTTTTGTACAGGAATTCCATccatattattattgttttttaa
It encodes:
- the LOC7463140 gene encoding palmitoyl-acyl carrier protein thioesterase, chloroplastic; the encoded protein is MNDHLAMASVATKGASGLYFPGNLYKVEERNNMTILAMARAGSSCSWRMITPKKRSFYAIASAGNPPSLDMKNGKKVNGIHVKETPSPYIGNTNPRGLAIDSNVGEPHTYLLGRFVEDRFVYRQTFSIRSYEIGPDKTATMETLMNLLQETALNHVTSSGLAGNGFGATREMSLRKLIWVVTRIHVQVQRYSCWGDVVEIDTWVDATGKNGMRRDWIIRDYNTQEIITRATSTWVIMNRETRKLSKIPGEVREELQPFYINRLAIPAEHNDIEKIDKLTDETAGRIQSGLAPRWSDMDANQHVNNVKYIGWILESVPMHVLEHYNLTSMTLEYRRECRQSNLLESLTSTSEDSNSNSSNRKADMEHTHLLRMQADKAEIVRARTEWKSKLKHE